One Pseudomonadota bacterium genomic region harbors:
- the dapF gene encoding diaminopimelate epimerase, which yields MSEIVFRKMHGLGNCFVVIDDLRRSLPDAAELPAVARRACDRNTGLGADGLIVLRRAAGADLRMSIFNEDGSEAEMCGNGIRCAARYVVEEGITAKGELRFETLAGIIRTKLVGDRVEVDMGSPRLGAPRVVEGGRAFTIVSMGNPHAIAFVDDLAFDWRAEGARVSLAPAFPDGTNVEFVKILGPREAEMKVWERGCGETLACGTGACAVAVAGVVEGVLERAPVTIRLPGGPLDIHWTESGSVLMTGPAVTICKGVYLDPTRPEARTSPS from the coding sequence ATGAGCGAAATCGTTTTCAGGAAGATGCACGGGCTCGGCAACTGCTTCGTCGTGATCGACGATCTCCGGCGCTCGCTGCCCGACGCGGCCGAGCTCCCCGCGGTCGCGCGGCGGGCGTGCGACAGGAACACCGGGCTCGGCGCCGACGGCCTCATCGTCCTGCGGCGCGCGGCGGGCGCGGATCTCCGCATGTCGATCTTCAACGAGGACGGCTCCGAGGCGGAGATGTGCGGCAACGGCATCCGCTGCGCCGCGCGCTACGTCGTCGAGGAGGGGATCACGGCGAAGGGCGAGCTCCGCTTCGAGACCCTGGCCGGGATCATCCGCACGAAGCTCGTGGGCGATCGCGTCGAGGTCGACATGGGCTCCCCGCGCCTCGGGGCGCCTCGCGTCGTCGAGGGCGGCCGGGCTTTCACGATCGTGTCGATGGGCAACCCGCACGCGATCGCGTTCGTCGACGATCTCGCGTTCGACTGGCGCGCGGAGGGCGCGCGGGTTTCGCTGGCGCCGGCCTTCCCGGATGGGACGAACGTGGAGTTCGTGAAGATCCTCGGGCCGCGGGAGGCGGAGATGAAGGTCTGGGAGCGCGGCTGCGGCGAGACGCTCGCCTGCGGCACGGGCGCGTGCGCGGTCGCGGTGGCCGGGGTCGTCGAGGGGGTGCTCGAGCGCGCGCCGGTCACCATCCGGCTACCGGGCGGCCCGCTCGACATCCATTGGACCGAGAGCGGGAGCGTGCTGATGACCGGCCCGGCGGTCACGATCTGCAAGGGCGTGTACCTGGATCCTACCAGGCCCGAGGCTCGAACCTCTCCGAGTTGA
- a CDS encoding FHA domain-containing protein, with the protein MFKLVICDDEGKTTIVPLIRDEISVGRKEGNTIRLTDRNVSRQHARLTRSGDSSFLVMDLGSRNGTKVNGDPVVGDQAHKVVPGDQIYIGDYNLSIRTDVSAGVPMGRQMDPGDTAGIGKVTPHARLVMVAGPEAGAEYDLTVNLYVIGRSEEANLRIDDPSISRAHARLDGDEQAWTISDLDSINGILINGTRRDDYLLKSGDVIELGIVKLRFVAPGEPYEYVPLEAAAAPPPPQKAKSNRLFLILAGLGVLAAAAIVIAILLGRSSDEGVATTDAPGTAPMSFEELMEAGKDQMQDEAWAEAARLFAQAQQLKPDDAGLRELKNTAIAEMEAQAALVAALAAEQANNWREAVDNLAKIPRSSRYYDAEQVAKMSKALCEELVAKGAAIIQKGNDPAGAEKIIEEIGLIPEASDECRSDREALVSQLARSREPASGAVEPEVAPAGGSTFVKPSAPPKGYNPPKGKLPSNPYDNPYMSDDTPSKPSKPSAPAPAAAPPAAQPPAGPQPASPYGQADDGEAPPSKKGKSKMTWDTP; encoded by the coding sequence ATGTTCAAGCTCGTCATTTGCGACGACGAAGGCAAGACGACGATCGTCCCGTTGATTCGGGACGAGATCAGCGTCGGCCGCAAGGAAGGCAACACGATCCGTCTCACGGACAGGAACGTGTCCCGCCAGCACGCGCGGCTCACGCGCAGCGGCGACTCGAGCTTCCTCGTCATGGATCTCGGGAGCCGCAACGGCACGAAGGTCAACGGCGATCCGGTCGTCGGAGACCAGGCGCACAAGGTCGTGCCGGGCGACCAGATCTACATAGGGGACTACAACCTCTCCATCCGCACGGACGTCTCGGCCGGCGTCCCGATGGGGCGCCAGATGGACCCCGGGGACACGGCCGGCATCGGCAAGGTGACGCCGCACGCCCGGCTCGTGATGGTGGCCGGCCCGGAGGCGGGCGCCGAGTACGATCTCACCGTCAACCTGTACGTCATCGGCCGCTCCGAGGAGGCGAACCTCCGGATCGACGACCCGTCGATCTCGCGGGCCCACGCCCGGCTCGACGGCGACGAGCAGGCGTGGACGATCTCGGATCTCGACAGCATCAACGGGATCCTGATCAACGGCACGCGCCGCGACGATTATCTGCTCAAGTCCGGCGACGTCATCGAGCTCGGGATCGTGAAGCTCCGCTTCGTCGCGCCCGGCGAGCCCTACGAGTACGTTCCCCTGGAGGCCGCCGCCGCGCCGCCGCCGCCGCAGAAGGCGAAGTCCAACCGGCTCTTCCTGATCCTCGCCGGGCTCGGGGTGCTCGCGGCCGCCGCGATCGTCATCGCGATCCTGCTCGGCCGCTCCTCGGACGAAGGCGTCGCGACGACGGACGCCCCCGGGACCGCGCCGATGAGCTTCGAGGAGCTCATGGAGGCCGGCAAGGACCAGATGCAGGACGAGGCCTGGGCCGAGGCGGCGCGGCTCTTCGCGCAGGCCCAGCAGCTCAAGCCCGACGACGCGGGGCTGCGCGAGCTGAAGAACACCGCGATCGCGGAGATGGAGGCGCAGGCCGCGCTGGTGGCCGCGCTCGCCGCGGAGCAGGCCAATAACTGGCGTGAGGCCGTCGACAACCTCGCCAAGATCCCGCGCTCGAGCCGCTACTACGACGCCGAGCAGGTGGCGAAGATGTCCAAGGCGCTGTGCGAGGAGCTCGTCGCCAAGGGCGCGGCGATCATCCAGAAGGGCAACGATCCCGCGGGCGCCGAGAAGATCATCGAGGAGATCGGCCTCATCCCCGAGGCGTCCGACGAGTGCAGATCCGATCGCGAGGCGCTCGTGAGCCAGCTGGCCCGGAGCCGCGAGCCCGCGTCCGGGGCAGTGGAGCCCGAGGTGGCCCCCGCCGGCGGCTCCACGTTCGTGAAGCCGAGCGCGCCGCCCAAGGGGTACAACCCTCCGAAGGGGAAGCTGCCGTCGAACCCGTACGACAACCCCTACATGAGCGACGATACCCCCTCCAAGCCGAGCAAGCCCTCGGCGCCCGCGCCCGCCGCCGCACCACCGGCGGCACAACCCCCCGCGGGCCCGCAACCGGCGTCCCCGTACGGCCAGGCGGACGACGGCGAGGCCCCGCCGTCGAAGAAGGGGAAGAGCAAGATGACGTGGGACACGCCCTAG
- a CDS encoding right-handed parallel beta-helix repeat-containing protein: protein MELEPSAGTVSWQCDYTELGPASDVVPTDDDEFVFTGSVGEPGGSVAFIAKTLRTPFEPCGLAWIEVFGEGDDETDVGMAISATSDGGYVVAGVTRRYSANGDGIVFKIMSDGTPQWQSTLSSLVSPTINGHVELRDIIEMKDAEGQPDGYLAVGDFWFIDGGWDTNMVLTRLDPVDGSERWTKLLGYGTDGEAFVAAGVVQNPDGSFSIVGSAHVQPPFSLWAEEELQVIRLRENRNILGEWVLETEWQRELNPDAIGDNAFAWATGVVSTPGGGLIVSGYYSDGAFIDKDPLLMRINDEGDIPPDCLVDANPPLEETFHDYVLEPILDEPESVTPTAGTETAETPTPQVLLLRYDCRPCVKRVNGNLPPEMAGDGDTWDTAYTDLQDGINAAAAEIYDPTGAVGYCEVWVAQGDYYVFETDVSDTIQLMPGVHVYGGFSGGNPPESYGWEGSREDREWESNITRIIGAAEDDPADMETRTQHVVTGASISTLDGFHVIGGRANGDPGLDRWGGGMVNVFSSPKIANCTFYDNMAWWGGAMANVFAAPDVVNCTFETADNELVFVQPNAAFAGGAILNWGWAPWSGDGPTIDGCTFVDNYAKYYYGGGIHNQNSPAEIVGSTFIGNHAYAGGAVSIGQTVDGMGAPSIEACTFSFNRASRWWDNDTAGLGGAMAAFFGQYVYSEYTTVENSLLDNNSTGSQVGGAIATAVLSDDPRLALLNCTIADNETGGVDSLGDDSWPTIIYNSILWNNGPYEISPDCTEGAFVFYSDIMGGAGCEGFAGNISSNPLFNGVVDPVYRLQSGSACIDAANPGTAPLTDIEGEYRDPNPDMGAYEYFDGGTGE, encoded by the coding sequence TTGGAGCTCGAGCCGAGCGCTGGAACCGTCTCATGGCAGTGCGATTACACCGAGCTAGGCCCCGCCAGCGACGTGGTCCCCACTGACGACGACGAGTTTGTTTTTACTGGAAGCGTAGGAGAACCTGGTGGTTCTGTCGCCTTCATCGCAAAAACTCTACGGACGCCCTTCGAACCCTGCGGTCTGGCATGGATCGAAGTTTTTGGCGAAGGAGACGACGAAACCGACGTGGGGATGGCGATCTCCGCGACTTCTGACGGTGGCTACGTTGTTGCTGGCGTCACGCGACGATATTCTGCGAATGGAGATGGGATTGTCTTCAAGATCATGTCCGATGGCACGCCTCAATGGCAGTCCACACTTTCATCATTAGTATCACCTACTATAAATGGCCACGTGGAACTCAGAGATATCATCGAGATGAAAGACGCGGAGGGTCAACCCGATGGTTACCTCGCCGTCGGTGATTTCTGGTTTATAGATGGCGGATGGGACACCAACATGGTTCTCACACGACTCGATCCAGTGGACGGATCGGAGCGGTGGACCAAGTTGTTGGGCTACGGTACGGATGGAGAAGCCTTTGTCGCGGCAGGCGTCGTCCAGAACCCGGACGGATCATTTTCCATCGTCGGGAGCGCGCACGTCCAACCTCCCTTTTCCCTCTGGGCAGAGGAAGAATTGCAGGTCATCAGACTGAGAGAAAACCGCAACATCCTAGGCGAGTGGGTTCTAGAAACCGAATGGCAGCGCGAGTTGAACCCGGATGCGATCGGCGACAACGCATTCGCCTGGGCGACCGGAGTGGTCAGCACACCAGGCGGTGGACTGATCGTGAGCGGGTACTACTCTGACGGTGCCTTCATTGACAAGGATCCGCTGCTTATGCGCATCAACGACGAAGGCGATATCCCACCAGACTGCCTGGTCGACGCCAATCCGCCGCTCGAGGAAACTTTCCATGATTACGTTCTCGAACCAATCCTCGACGAGCCAGAATCGGTCACGCCTACGGCCGGGACCGAAACCGCGGAAACTCCGACGCCCCAGGTGCTTTTACTGCGTTACGATTGCCGCCCCTGCGTCAAGCGCGTGAACGGGAACCTCCCGCCCGAAATGGCGGGCGACGGTGACACCTGGGACACCGCTTACACCGATCTTCAGGACGGGATCAACGCGGCAGCGGCCGAGATCTACGATCCGACTGGAGCCGTTGGGTACTGCGAGGTGTGGGTCGCGCAGGGCGACTACTACGTTTTCGAAACTGATGTTTCCGACACGATCCAATTGATGCCAGGCGTCCACGTGTACGGAGGTTTCTCCGGCGGAAATCCGCCTGAGAGCTACGGTTGGGAAGGTTCGCGTGAGGACCGTGAATGGGAGTCCAATATCACGCGGATCATCGGCGCGGCAGAAGACGATCCGGCCGACATGGAAACGAGAACTCAACACGTCGTCACTGGCGCTTCGATCTCCACGCTCGACGGTTTCCACGTGATCGGCGGCAGGGCGAACGGCGATCCCGGGCTCGATCGCTGGGGCGGCGGCATGGTCAACGTGTTCTCCTCGCCGAAGATCGCGAACTGCACCTTCTACGACAACATGGCGTGGTGGGGAGGCGCGATGGCGAACGTCTTCGCCGCGCCCGACGTCGTCAACTGCACCTTCGAGACGGCTGACAACGAGCTGGTCTTCGTCCAGCCCAACGCCGCGTTCGCGGGCGGCGCGATCCTCAACTGGGGATGGGCTCCGTGGAGCGGAGACGGACCGACGATAGACGGCTGCACTTTCGTCGACAACTACGCCAAGTACTACTACGGCGGCGGCATCCACAACCAGAACTCTCCGGCAGAGATCGTCGGTTCGACCTTCATCGGCAACCACGCGTACGCCGGCGGCGCCGTGTCCATCGGGCAGACCGTCGACGGGATGGGCGCGCCGTCGATCGAGGCGTGCACTTTCTCCTTCAACCGCGCCAGCCGATGGTGGGACAACGACACCGCCGGCCTCGGCGGCGCCATGGCGGCGTTCTTCGGACAGTACGTCTATTCCGAGTACACGACGGTGGAGAACAGCCTGCTCGACAACAACTCCACCGGATCCCAGGTGGGCGGGGCGATAGCGACCGCTGTCCTTTCCGACGACCCCAGGCTCGCTCTCCTAAACTGCACGATCGCAGACAACGAGACCGGCGGCGTCGACTCACTGGGGGACGACAGCTGGCCGACCATCATCTACAACTCCATCCTCTGGAACAACGGCCCATACGAGATTTCTCCGGACTGCACCGAAGGCGCTTTCGTTTTCTACAGCGACATCATGGGCGGCGCCGGGTGCGAGGGATTCGCGGGAAACATCAGCAGCAACCCACTTTTTAACGGAGTTGTGGATCCCGTTTACAGACTTCAGAGTGGTTCAGCTTGCATTGACGCCGCCAACCCTGGGACGGCACCCCTAACCGATATTGAAGGAGAGTACAGAGATCCGAATCCAGACATGGGTGCTTACGAGTACTTCGATGGCGGGACAGGAGAATAG
- a CDS encoding formylglycine-generating enzyme family protein has product MRATLLISIALLLGTASCAENPPLIGPDASDADSDSDTDSDTDNDTDTDTDTDTETETETETETEACDEVEWIGIEGGTFMMGGPEDTMDTLCLPVHEVTVPSFEMTRTEVTAAQYRCCFLEGICTEPQPPGYEPDTDEPWASLENCNWDLQEEDDRPINCVNWQQAVDFCTWAGGRLPSEAEWEYAARSQGQDVTYPWGEEEPSCDLCVMADFMPGCDEERTWDVCSKPDGNTEQGLCDMAGNVFEWVQDCLHANYEGAPNDGSAWEDDCLNDSMIARSGSFWNGENYIGVVHRGSGTSSAWSTALGIRCVR; this is encoded by the coding sequence ATGCGCGCCACCTTACTAATTTCGATAGCGCTTCTCCTCGGGACGGCATCGTGCGCCGAGAATCCGCCGCTCATCGGACCGGACGCGAGTGACGCCGATTCAGACTCGGACACAGATTCGGATACGGACAACGATACGGACACCGACACCGACACCGACACCGAGACAGAAACCGAGACCGAGACCGAGACCGAAGCCTGCGACGAGGTGGAGTGGATTGGGATCGAAGGCGGTACTTTCATGATGGGTGGTCCGGAGGACACGATGGATACATTGTGCCTACCCGTCCACGAAGTGACCGTCCCGTCCTTCGAGATGACTCGCACCGAGGTGACTGCCGCACAGTACCGGTGCTGTTTCCTCGAAGGCATCTGCACCGAGCCTCAGCCTCCGGGGTATGAGCCCGACACCGACGAACCCTGGGCGAGCCTGGAGAACTGCAACTGGGATCTCCAGGAAGAAGACGACCGCCCGATCAACTGCGTCAACTGGCAGCAGGCGGTCGACTTCTGCACCTGGGCCGGCGGGCGTCTGCCATCCGAGGCCGAGTGGGAGTACGCGGCTCGGAGCCAGGGTCAAGACGTGACCTACCCGTGGGGCGAGGAGGAGCCTTCGTGCGACCTGTGCGTGATGGCCGACTTCATGCCCGGCTGCGACGAGGAGCGGACGTGGGACGTGTGCAGCAAGCCAGACGGCAACACCGAGCAGGGGTTGTGTGACATGGCTGGAAATGTCTTCGAGTGGGTGCAGGACTGCCTTCATGCCAACTACGAGGGAGCACCAAACGACGGAAGTGCGTGGGAGGATGACTGCCTCAACGATTCGATGATCGCCAGGAGTGGTTCTTTTTGGAATGGCGAGAACTACATAGGAGTAGTCCACCGGGGCAGCGGAACAAGTTCCGCCTGGTCGACTGCCCTTGGAATTCGTTGCGTGAGATGA
- a CDS encoding DUF3782 domain-containing protein: MMETSVSIEEVRRAIRELAEQSKETDRHLKSLAKRFGDLGNRLGEFVEGMVRPGLVRLFRERGLELHQTFRDMSARQGKEAAQIDLMAIDETVAVAVEVKSRLTIEAVDEHLKRMEKFRRLFPRFSDLRVLAAVAAMVIDDEAAAYAEASGLFVIGQAGDDAVLLNSERFEPRAW, translated from the coding sequence ATGATGGAAACGAGCGTTTCGATAGAGGAGGTTCGCCGCGCGATCCGGGAGCTCGCGGAGCAGTCCAAGGAGACGGACCGCCACCTCAAGAGCCTCGCCAAGCGGTTCGGCGATCTGGGAAACCGCCTGGGCGAGTTCGTCGAGGGGATGGTTCGGCCCGGGCTCGTTCGCCTTTTCCGTGAGCGCGGCCTCGAGCTCCATCAGACTTTCCGGGACATGTCGGCGCGCCAGGGCAAGGAGGCGGCGCAGATCGACCTCATGGCGATCGACGAGACCGTCGCGGTGGCGGTCGAGGTCAAATCGCGCCTCACGATCGAGGCTGTCGATGAGCATCTCAAGCGCATGGAGAAGTTCCGACGGCTGTTTCCGCGCTTCAGCGACCTGCGCGTCCTGGCGGCGGTCGCCGCGATGGTGATCGACGACGAGGCGGCGGCATACGCCGAAGCGAGCGGCCTTTTCGTCATCGGCCAGGCCGGCGACGACGCGGTGCTGCTCAACTCGGAGAGGTTCGAGCCTCGGGCCTGGTAG
- a CDS encoding LTA synthase family protein — translation MWARLRYVWLVNFVAAFAALAAVKVGLIAYNIASPGASGTEPAYKYVLKAFFVLGGDVLGAALLAAAVALLCAPFERLDWRRGSTAISIGVQWLHGVFALVSGLCTVFLGGLLNKQAIDLAIMSAPEGSSTVGGGMLHSFSVYFTWQSAVLLIAISAISVGGVLLAPRLLGKLVGRRRKIVSIALAAEAVITVGVLPFLVAGEIGGIRIPTYGLEKSPGVELAWSYVKGDAAARRLSKELVPDQFRFDFAGTLRPDEITPSPLRHAVARRTNIVFVAMESIGAPYLAGERTPMPFLRELGRRDDAHRLAAHYSTWSLTTKAFFSMFCAELPYPHYQSITMVNPSIPCRSLSEVLHDAGYHTAYVTPSDMAYDRKERFFRHREFDEILDMKNMPGRESCWKDAWGLDERTAVRNILEIAARRRDRPFFVFYEMVAGHHPFLASAEHERNPLPERFDNYRRVLGFIDDRVRDIAEGLERLGLADETLLVVMADHGDGHGRYEGRNVWQPVIQVPVVLVGPQLAGASGQTDFVTSHLDLAPTILGLVGLAAPCTMKGRNLMEDNTPRVALFGGRPPKFQLGLADGKWKFIWEDRERTMLFDLEADPAEARDLSGDFPDRVRLYERTIDAWSAFSTNLIENYPAVLSRSGCKP, via the coding sequence ATGTGGGCGCGCCTCCGGTACGTCTGGCTCGTCAATTTCGTCGCGGCGTTCGCCGCGCTCGCCGCGGTGAAGGTGGGGTTGATCGCCTACAACATCGCCTCGCCGGGCGCGAGCGGCACGGAGCCCGCGTACAAGTACGTGCTCAAGGCGTTCTTCGTCCTCGGCGGCGACGTGCTCGGCGCGGCGCTGCTCGCCGCTGCCGTCGCCCTCCTGTGCGCGCCGTTCGAGCGGCTCGACTGGCGGCGGGGCTCGACGGCGATCTCGATAGGCGTGCAGTGGCTCCACGGGGTCTTCGCCCTCGTGAGCGGCCTGTGCACGGTCTTCCTCGGCGGCCTCCTCAACAAGCAGGCGATCGACCTCGCGATCATGAGCGCGCCCGAGGGATCGTCGACGGTCGGCGGCGGCATGCTCCACTCCTTCTCCGTCTACTTCACCTGGCAGAGCGCCGTCCTCCTGATCGCGATCTCGGCGATCTCGGTGGGCGGCGTGCTGCTCGCCCCGCGCCTCCTGGGGAAGCTCGTCGGGCGTCGCCGCAAGATCGTCTCGATCGCGCTCGCCGCGGAGGCGGTGATCACGGTCGGCGTCCTGCCGTTCCTCGTGGCCGGCGAGATTGGCGGCATCCGGATCCCGACGTACGGCCTCGAGAAGAGCCCGGGCGTCGAGCTCGCGTGGTCCTACGTCAAGGGGGACGCAGCCGCACGGCGCCTCTCGAAGGAGCTCGTCCCGGATCAGTTCCGGTTCGACTTCGCGGGCACTCTGCGGCCCGACGAGATCACGCCGTCGCCGCTTCGCCACGCCGTCGCGAGGCGGACCAACATCGTGTTCGTGGCGATGGAGTCGATCGGCGCGCCCTACCTGGCCGGCGAAAGGACGCCGATGCCGTTCCTGCGCGAGCTCGGCCGCCGGGACGACGCGCACAGGCTCGCCGCCCACTACTCCACCTGGTCGCTCACGACCAAGGCGTTCTTCTCGATGTTCTGCGCCGAGCTGCCGTACCCCCACTACCAGTCGATCACGATGGTGAACCCGTCGATCCCGTGCCGCAGCCTGTCCGAGGTGCTGCACGACGCGGGGTACCACACGGCCTACGTGACCCCGTCGGACATGGCGTACGATCGCAAGGAGCGGTTCTTCCGCCACCGCGAGTTCGACGAGATCCTCGACATGAAGAACATGCCGGGCCGGGAGTCGTGCTGGAAGGACGCGTGGGGGCTCGACGAGCGCACGGCGGTCCGAAACATCCTCGAGATCGCCGCGCGGCGGAGGGATCGGCCGTTCTTCGTCTTCTACGAGATGGTGGCGGGGCACCACCCGTTCCTCGCCAGCGCCGAGCACGAAAGGAACCCGCTGCCGGAGCGGTTCGACAACTACAGGCGGGTGCTCGGCTTCATCGACGATCGCGTGCGCGACATCGCCGAGGGGCTCGAGCGGCTCGGGCTCGCGGACGAGACGCTCCTCGTCGTGATGGCCGATCACGGCGACGGCCACGGCCGCTACGAGGGGCGGAACGTATGGCAGCCGGTGATCCAGGTGCCGGTCGTGCTCGTCGGGCCGCAGCTCGCGGGCGCCTCGGGACAGACCGACTTCGTGACGTCGCACCTCGATCTCGCGCCGACGATCCTCGGGCTCGTCGGCCTCGCGGCGCCGTGCACGATGAAGGGCCGCAACCTCATGGAGGACAACACGCCGCGCGTCGCGCTGTTCGGCGGGCGCCCGCCGAAGTTCCAGCTCGGGCTGGCCGACGGGAAGTGGAAGTTCATCTGGGAGGATCGGGAGCGGACGATGCTGTTCGATCTCGAGGCGGACCCGGCGGAGGCGCGCGATCTCTCGGGGGACTTCCCGGATCGCGTGCGGCTCTACGAGCGCACGATCGACGCGTGGTCCGCCTTCTCGACGAACCTCATCGAGAACTACCCGGCCGTGTTGTCGCGCAGCGGCTGCAAGCCGTAG